The Vibrio tarriae genome includes the window TCCTTCGATCATGGGTTACGGCCCAGTACCTGCGACCCATAAAGCGCTGCAACGTGCTGGCTTAACCATGCAGGATATGGATGTGGTGGAACTGAACGAAGCGTTTGCCGCGCAATCTCTACCTTGCGCAAAAGACTTGGGCTTACTGGAGATGATGGATGACAAGGTCAACCTCAATGGCGGCGCGATAGCGCTAGGTCATCCACTGGGTTGCTCGGGTATACGTATCTCAACCACGCTGATCAACTTAATGGAAGCCAAAGATGCGAAATATGGCCTTGCTACAATGTGTATCGGCTTAGGTCAGGGTATCGCGACCATTTTTGAGCGCCCATAACCACCATTCAGTTACCTCTCTCGAAGAGTATTTTAAGAGCCAGCAGCGCTGGCTCTTGTTATTAGGTTATTTAGCTTGTAGCCAATCACTGTAAAGTTGATCGCTACTGCCCAGATAATTCACCATCCACTCAATCAATTTATGATTATCGTCTTTGCGCCACACTAGGCAGCAGTGGCTAAGCAGTTTTTCATCGGGCAGAACCTTCTCCACCAACTGACCGCTGGCCAGTAGCGGCTGCGCCATATGCCTTGGCATATAGCCGACCCCGAGTCCATTTTTTAAACTTTCAATCGCGCTGTACCAGTTTGGCAGTAGCAAACGACGCTGTTTAGGGTAGTGTTCGGTATGGCGTTTGGGCAATACGCTTGAGGTATCGTCCAAACAGATGGCTAAAAACTGGCTGATAAACTCTTCACTCAAATTCTGCTCGCGCACGCAGGGATGATTGGGTGACATCACAAATGCCCAGTCAAGAATGCCCATATCGCGCACTTCAAAATCGCCGCCCACTGGTACTGCTGCCGTTGCGCCAATCACGATATCGGCGCGGCCTTGTGCAATCGCTTCCCACGAGCCGTTGAACACTTCCATGTTGATCTGTAGCTCCGCGAAATCAAAGGTTTGGTAGAAGGCTTCCACCATCGGCTTCATCTTGTCCAGCTTGACTACGTTATCGAGTGTCACTTTCAAGGTTTTACGCCAACCATGCGCAGCGCGTTTGGTTTGCGCGCGGATCTCCTCCATCTGGCGCAGTAACTGCCTTGCCTCAAGCATAAACAGCTCACCAGCAGGGGTTAGCTCGACCTTACGCGGTAAACGGCGAAACAGCACCACACCCAGTTCACTCTCTATTTGGCGCACACTGTAGCTGATCGCCGAAGGCACTTTGTGCAGCACCTCTGCTGCCGCAGTAAAACTGCCTAAACGCGCTACGGCATCCAACATCTCCAAAGAGGATTTGGAAAACATCACTCACCTACCTATCAATTTTTTTGCATGATAACCGAAAAATTTGCCGTTTCTCTTCATCACAAGACAAAACTAGAATGTAACTACAGAAAAATCCTGGTTGGCGCCAACGGATACTGAAAAAAACATGTGTGAATAATTTTGATGGACATGAAAAAATGAAAGTATCTTTCTTCCAGTTGGTTTACCTTTCGGCACTCTCCATGCTCGGTTTTATTGCCACCGACATGTATTTGCCTGCGTTTAAAATGATGGAAACCGCTTTTGCGACCGGCCCTGAACAAATCGCTCTATCACTGACGGTGTTCTTAGTGGGGATGGCGCTTGGCCAGTTACTGTGGGGCTTAGCTTCCGACAAATTTGGCCATCGTAATACGCTGATTGCTGGCTTACTCGTTTTTACCCTCGCCTCTGCCGGACTCGCGTTTAGCTCAACGGTATGGCAACTGCTACTGCTGCGTTTTATCCAAGCGATTGGGGTGTGCGCGCCAGCGGTGATTTGGCAGGCAATGGTGATCAAACGTTACCCAAGCTCAGTCAGCCAACAGCTGTTTGCGACCATCATGCCACTAGTAGCGCTCTCTCCAGCACTGGCACCGCAACTGGGTGTGCTGCTGGCGGATCACTTTGGCTGGCACAGCATTTTTTTGACTTTAACCTTGATGGGTATTGTGTTGGTGGTAAGTACGGGCTTACAAACCAATGAAATTGCTGAGCCAAAAACCACTTCTATCGCGCAAGATATTAAAGGTTTACTGAAAAGCAAAACCTATCTCGGCAATGTGATGATGTTTGCTTGTGCATCGGCGGCATTTTTTGCCTACCTGACTGGGATGCCGGAAATCATGGCGCAGCTTGGTTATCAAGCACGGGACATTGGCCTGAGCTTTATTCCACAAACCATTGCATTTATGGTGGGTGGCTACCTAGGTAAGAAAGCGGTTCAGAAATACGGTGATGAACTGGTGCTCAAACAGTTGATTACGCTGTTTACCCTATCAGCAGCGATGATTTTTATCGCCTCACAATGGACGCTCAGCTCAATTTGGCCAATCTTGGCTCCGTTCTGCTTAATTGCAGTGGCTAATGGTGCCATGTACCCGATAGTGGTCAACCGTGCCTTATCCAGTGCTAAGCAAAGC containing:
- the punR gene encoding DNA-binding transcriptional activator PunR; translated protein: MFSKSSLEMLDAVARLGSFTAAAEVLHKVPSAISYSVRQIESELGVVLFRRLPRKVELTPAGELFMLEARQLLRQMEEIRAQTKRAAHGWRKTLKVTLDNVVKLDKMKPMVEAFYQTFDFAELQINMEVFNGSWEAIAQGRADIVIGATAAVPVGGDFEVRDMGILDWAFVMSPNHPCVREQNLSEEFISQFLAICLDDTSSVLPKRHTEHYPKQRRLLLPNWYSAIESLKNGLGVGYMPRHMAQPLLASGQLVEKVLPDEKLLSHCCLVWRKDDNHKLIEWMVNYLGSSDQLYSDWLQAK
- the punC gene encoding purine nucleoside transporter PunC, giving the protein MKVSFFQLVYLSALSMLGFIATDMYLPAFKMMETAFATGPEQIALSLTVFLVGMALGQLLWGLASDKFGHRNTLIAGLLVFTLASAGLAFSSTVWQLLLLRFIQAIGVCAPAVIWQAMVIKRYPSSVSQQLFATIMPLVALSPALAPQLGVLLADHFGWHSIFLTLTLMGIVLVVSTGLQTNEIAEPKTTSIAQDIKGLLKSKTYLGNVMMFACASAAFFAYLTGMPEIMAQLGYQARDIGLSFIPQTIAFMVGGYLGKKAVQKYGDELVLKQLITLFTLSAAMIFIASQWTLSSIWPILAPFCLIAVANGAMYPIVVNRALSSAKQSPATAAGLQNSLQISVSSLSSALVAALASQAQPVTGIAIVLCTGGLWIGYILSNRQLREQFTTPDNARVVSDE